The Spirosoma radiotolerans genome has a window encoding:
- a CDS encoding lantibiotic dehydratase: protein MTQLLPADFFVLRRPLFAIDDYLAIQQRLQEGTSLADALQTVYTDLRCQEALFYASPAVHTLLVDWLGGRLKPTDSFLFTLYKYYIRMTTRSTPFGLFAGISLGAWGTISDLQARPAVTRNVRLDMGLLSQLIGVINDLPIVRQQLLYKPNESLWVVGNTLRYVAYTEQDGQRTYYQQAVDTDPTLRQVLDCAQPGVSFGQLVGLLHTSGAAASEASAYLNALIDNQLLCSELSATLTGPDPLTVLIARLSELSETSSLVDQLNQVQHLLGQRDVAAHRQLKSLLETLLPTSGSSLVQCDAFLPADTTILSASLKTELTTSLSNLANRSPPLALPRLDAFRHRFFARYEHQSVPLLTALDPDLGVGYDSQPGVPTAWLDSLPWIASAPSAPTVTPVSEHLLRLYSQAIRNRHFTITLSINDLDCILPVQLNTALPASGYALGQLIRPADGHAPLFLLKGMGGPSAANLLGRFAHLSPELETSLRHCLQDEQASYPNVRLAELVHLPSARTGNVLRRPILREYEIPILTQSAVPEPQQLPLHDLFVNMPNGQQVVLYSKKLNQRIVPRLSTAHNVLSGGLMHYRFLYDLQHQEASLRVGWDWGMLTTMPFLPRVQFQTVLLSRARWHLRLEDIGHNFGVDWTSWRLAQGLPRFVLLVEGDNELVLDVETQAGRTLLQQTLKRDGQATLVEWLDATTESVVRSDDLKRWNHELLIPLHRERPSFTPVRSAAARPSDQALLTRHFAPGSQWVYLKLYAGCAYLDELLLESLPDFLTDLAQRQLIQSWFFIRYLDPQNHLRIRFLATEAQDRSLLDAVSAWANQLMTTDSRVMQVQFDTYQREIERFGSTTIEICENWFWYDSRAVLNLLVLLNGQPDWQRLRVGCLFVHQLLIAWQYDPISQCHLVETWRDSFLREFRVDKSFQTDVNSLFRDHKHALVKPSPNEQILIGLLTDYHAQAATFHKNLQTADAQSPERLLSSITHLFLNRLFIDSQRKNELIVYCFLSKLIKQWLNTR from the coding sequence ATGACCCAACTGCTGCCAGCCGATTTCTTTGTGCTGCGTCGGCCGCTGTTTGCCATTGACGACTACCTGGCCATCCAGCAACGGCTACAGGAAGGCACCTCTCTGGCCGACGCTCTTCAGACTGTTTATACCGACCTGCGGTGTCAGGAGGCTCTCTTTTATGCGTCGCCCGCAGTCCATACCCTGCTGGTTGACTGGTTGGGTGGCCGGTTAAAACCGACCGACAGCTTCCTCTTTACGCTCTACAAATACTACATCCGGATGACCACCCGCAGCACGCCCTTTGGCCTGTTTGCGGGAATCAGTTTAGGAGCGTGGGGAACCATTTCGGACCTACAGGCCAGACCGGCCGTTACGCGCAATGTTCGCCTGGATATGGGTCTGCTTAGCCAACTCATCGGGGTGATCAACGACCTGCCCATTGTTCGCCAGCAGCTCCTGTACAAACCCAACGAAAGCCTGTGGGTAGTAGGCAATACGCTCCGGTATGTGGCTTATACCGAGCAGGATGGCCAGCGGACCTACTATCAGCAGGCCGTCGATACCGACCCAACGCTGCGCCAGGTGCTTGATTGTGCTCAGCCGGGCGTATCGTTCGGGCAACTTGTCGGGCTGCTGCACACATCGGGGGCCGCTGCCTCCGAGGCATCGGCTTATCTCAACGCACTCATCGACAACCAACTTCTGTGTTCCGAGCTGAGCGCAACCCTAACGGGTCCCGACCCGCTGACTGTACTGATTGCCCGCCTTTCCGAGCTATCGGAAACCAGTTCGCTGGTTGACCAGCTCAATCAGGTGCAGCACTTGCTCGGCCAGCGGGATGTAGCGGCTCACCGGCAACTCAAAAGCCTGCTGGAGACGCTCCTCCCGACTAGCGGCTCATCGCTCGTGCAGTGCGACGCTTTCTTACCTGCCGACACAACCATACTGAGCGCATCCCTAAAAACGGAACTAACCACATCGCTGTCAAACCTGGCTAACCGGAGCCCGCCACTGGCTCTACCCAGGCTCGACGCCTTCAGACACCGTTTTTTTGCCCGCTACGAACACCAGTCCGTTCCGCTGCTGACGGCCCTGGACCCTGACCTTGGGGTCGGCTATGATAGCCAGCCGGGTGTTCCAACGGCCTGGCTAGACAGCCTGCCCTGGATAGCGTCTGCACCATCAGCCCCAACCGTGACACCCGTTTCGGAGCATCTGTTGCGACTGTATAGCCAGGCCATCCGAAACCGGCACTTCACGATTACACTGTCTATCAATGACCTGGACTGTATTTTACCGGTACAGCTCAACACGGCGCTGCCCGCCAGTGGGTATGCACTGGGCCAACTAATCCGCCCGGCCGACGGGCACGCCCCTCTATTCCTATTGAAAGGGATGGGCGGCCCTTCGGCGGCTAATCTATTGGGCCGTTTCGCTCACCTTTCTCCTGAACTCGAAACAAGTTTGCGCCACTGTTTGCAGGACGAGCAGGCAAGCTACCCCAATGTACGGCTGGCCGAACTGGTTCATTTGCCAAGTGCCCGCACGGGCAATGTACTTCGCCGGCCCATTCTTCGGGAATACGAAATACCGATTCTTACTCAGTCGGCGGTGCCGGAACCGCAGCAGTTACCCCTGCACGACCTGTTTGTCAACATGCCAAATGGCCAGCAGGTCGTACTTTACTCGAAGAAACTAAACCAGCGCATTGTTCCCCGCCTGTCAACTGCTCACAATGTCCTGTCTGGTGGTCTGATGCATTACCGATTTTTGTATGATCTTCAACACCAGGAGGCCAGCCTGCGGGTGGGCTGGGACTGGGGAATGCTGACAACCATGCCTTTTCTCCCCCGTGTGCAATTTCAGACGGTGTTGCTCAGCCGGGCACGCTGGCACCTTCGGCTGGAGGACATTGGGCACAATTTTGGTGTAGACTGGACATCCTGGCGATTAGCGCAGGGATTGCCCCGTTTCGTATTGCTGGTCGAGGGCGACAACGAGCTGGTGCTGGATGTAGAAACGCAGGCTGGTCGCACCTTACTGCAACAAACGCTCAAACGAGACGGCCAGGCAACGCTGGTTGAATGGCTCGATGCAACCACCGAATCCGTCGTTCGGTCTGATGATCTGAAGCGGTGGAATCACGAGCTACTGATTCCATTGCATAGAGAGCGACCGTCGTTTACGCCCGTTCGATCAGCCGCAGCCCGGCCGTCGGATCAGGCCCTGCTTACCCGTCATTTCGCACCGGGGAGCCAGTGGGTCTACTTGAAACTCTACGCCGGTTGTGCTTACCTGGATGAGTTGCTCCTGGAAAGCCTGCCCGATTTCCTGACTGATCTGGCGCAGAGACAGCTAATCCAATCCTGGTTTTTTATCCGTTACCTTGATCCGCAGAATCACCTGCGTATTCGTTTTCTGGCCACCGAAGCACAGGATCGGTCGCTGCTCGATGCCGTGAGTGCCTGGGCTAACCAACTCATGACTACCGATAGTCGCGTTATGCAGGTGCAATTCGATACCTATCAGCGTGAAATAGAGCGGTTTGGCTCGACAACGATTGAAATTTGCGAAAACTGGTTCTGGTATGATAGCCGGGCCGTTCTAAACCTTCTGGTACTGCTCAATGGGCAGCCCGACTGGCAGCGGTTACGCGTGGGTTGTTTGTTTGTTCACCAGTTACTGATTGCCTGGCAATATGACCCAATAAGCCAGTGCCACCTGGTAGAAACTTGGCGGGATAGTTTTCTCCGCGAATTTCGGGTCGATAAATCATTCCAGACCGACGTCAATAGCCTGTTTCGCGATCATAAACACGCGCTTGTAAAACCCAGCCCTAACGAGCAGATACTGATCGGGCTACTGACCGATTATCATGCACAGGCCGCTACGTTCCATAAAAACCTCCAGACAGCGGATGCCCAATCGCCCGAACGACTGTTGTCGTCGATAACGCACCTGTTCCTCAATCGCCTGTTTATCGACAGTCAGCGGAAAAATGAGCTTATTGTCTACTGTTTTTTGAGCAAATTGATTAAACAATGGCTCAACACCCGGTAA
- a CDS encoding LacI family DNA-binding transcriptional regulator, with amino-acid sequence MKNTPVTIKDIARSLNISISTVSRALRGLPEIHPTTRDAVVRLAEELDYQPNQLAKNLAKSRTKTIGVIVPNLSYHFFSAMLNSIEEAALQAGYSVLVCQTNESYLREITNIQNLLRSQVEGFIISLSRDTDNYEHVERLARKNIPLVLFDRYAESIDVSKVIVDNEAAAFKATEHLIENGCQRIGFLAGPARLVLSNQRIKGYQAALEKHKVQVGDQYVFHCDYTQENTIMQTIAMMSLPQPPDGVVTISDRVAYPAIYAMKQKGLRVPDDVAVVSFNNEPVSAFFSPALSSISQPIQEMGTETVRLLLNQLDAKDGMTVKETRIMDTQLIVRASSLRSTA; translated from the coding sequence ATGAAGAATACACCCGTAACCATCAAGGATATTGCCCGCTCACTTAACATCTCTATCTCAACGGTTTCGCGGGCACTGCGGGGACTACCTGAAATTCATCCAACTACGCGGGATGCCGTAGTTAGGTTGGCCGAAGAGCTTGATTATCAACCAAATCAGTTGGCCAAAAATTTAGCCAAAAGCCGCACAAAAACCATTGGTGTCATTGTGCCCAATCTTAGCTATCATTTTTTTTCTGCGATGCTCAACAGTATCGAAGAAGCTGCTCTTCAGGCGGGCTATAGTGTGTTGGTGTGTCAAACGAATGAATCCTATCTGCGCGAAATCACCAACATTCAGAATCTATTACGAAGCCAGGTAGAAGGCTTTATCATCTCGCTGTCGCGCGATACGGACAATTATGAGCATGTCGAACGGCTGGCTCGCAAAAACATCCCCCTGGTGCTGTTCGACCGCTATGCCGAAAGTATTGATGTGTCAAAAGTCATTGTCGACAATGAGGCTGCCGCCTTTAAAGCAACGGAACACTTGATTGAAAATGGTTGCCAGCGAATTGGCTTCCTGGCTGGCCCGGCTCGATTAGTGTTGAGCAACCAACGCATTAAAGGGTATCAGGCTGCCCTGGAGAAACATAAGGTACAGGTTGGCGACCAATATGTGTTTCACTGCGACTATACCCAGGAGAATACGATTATGCAAACGATAGCTATGATGAGTCTGCCACAGCCACCCGATGGCGTGGTTACGATTAGTGACCGGGTAGCCTATCCAGCCATTTATGCCATGAAACAAAAGGGTCTTCGTGTACCCGACGATGTGGCGGTCGTTAGTTTTAATAACGAACCCGTATCGGCTTTTTTCTCGCCAGCACTGAGCAGCATCAGCCAGCCTATTCAGGAGATGGGTACAGAAACGGTTCGCCTGTTGCTCAACCAGTTAGACGCTAAAGATGGTATGACCGTAAAAGAAACCCGGATTATGGACACTCAGCTCATTGTGCGAGCCTCATCACTTCGGTCAACGGCCTGA
- a CDS encoding helix-turn-helix domain-containing protein — protein sequence MKPLLFRVPTVDDRSFRIEQDSAPHFYGHLHFHPEIQLTLIQQGEGTLIVGDKIDRFDQYDILLLGANIPHVLLSDPRYYQPDSTQLATSVTVLFRPEHLEATLLNLPETKHLRFLLQQAQHGVRLRCRVSNALTTQFENMPKQRPFEQLLVLLHLLDNLATNPDREVLSATAYARPQRPDDQRRLEQVFSYILQQYARPISLEDIASVANLTPGAFCRFFRQHTRKTFSQLLNEVRIEHACRHLRESRENISQIALSCGYTNLSNFNRQFKDLVGMPPGEYIRSYRM from the coding sequence ATGAAGCCACTTCTCTTCCGCGTACCCACCGTCGATGATCGCTCATTTCGAATTGAGCAGGACAGCGCACCTCATTTTTATGGGCACCTGCACTTTCACCCCGAAATACAACTAACCCTCATTCAGCAAGGGGAAGGGACGTTGATTGTTGGTGATAAAATAGATCGCTTCGACCAGTACGATATTTTACTCCTGGGGGCTAATATACCCCATGTTTTACTGAGTGACCCCCGTTATTACCAACCTGATTCGACGCAGTTGGCCACCTCGGTTACGGTTCTTTTCAGGCCCGAACACCTGGAAGCAACCCTGCTGAATTTGCCGGAAACAAAACACTTACGCTTTCTCTTACAGCAGGCTCAGCATGGTGTCCGACTGCGCTGTAGAGTGAGCAACGCGCTCACAACACAGTTCGAAAACATGCCAAAACAGCGCCCATTCGAGCAATTGTTGGTACTACTGCACTTATTGGATAATCTGGCAACGAATCCGGACCGGGAGGTGCTGTCGGCTACGGCTTACGCACGGCCTCAGCGACCAGACGATCAGCGTCGGCTGGAGCAGGTTTTCTCGTATATACTACAACAGTATGCACGGCCCATCTCCCTGGAGGATATAGCCAGCGTAGCGAACCTGACGCCTGGTGCTTTCTGTCGTTTTTTTCGGCAGCACACGCGCAAAACGTTTTCGCAATTGCTCAACGAGGTTCGCATTGAACACGCCTGCCGACATCTGCGCGAATCGCGGGAAAACATTAGCCAGATTGCGCTCAGTTGTGGGTACACAAACCTGTCAAATTTTAACCGCCAGTTTAAGGATTTGGTGGGAATGCCTCCCGGCGAATACATTCGGAGTTATCGGATGTAA
- a CDS encoding dihydrodipicolinate synthase family protein, translated as MNVSVLWEGVYPALLTPFTADDELDIPLFEKNLHAQLEAGIHGFIIGGSLGEASTLLNEEKISLLQSALAVCQDKVPVLVNIAEQGTKQAIARAHEAQANGADGLMLLPPMRYPADARETVTFFKSVAQETTLPIMIYNNPYDYKIMTTVAMFEELAELPNIQAVKESTRDLTNITRMRNAFGNRFKLMGGVDTLALEALLLGCDGWVGGLVDAFPQETMAVYDLTKAGQLAEALEIYRWFMPLLELDIHPKLVQYIKLAAQATGIGSEYVRAPRLPLIGAERAQVEQIIQEALAKRPLINAA; from the coding sequence ATGAATGTATCTGTACTGTGGGAAGGTGTCTATCCCGCACTCCTAACGCCATTTACGGCCGATGATGAACTGGACATCCCGCTTTTTGAAAAGAATTTGCATGCTCAACTCGAAGCGGGTATACACGGATTTATTATTGGTGGTTCATTGGGCGAAGCCAGTACGTTGCTGAATGAGGAAAAAATCAGCCTGTTGCAATCGGCACTGGCCGTTTGCCAGGATAAAGTGCCCGTGTTGGTTAATATTGCCGAGCAAGGTACCAAACAGGCGATTGCCCGCGCCCACGAAGCCCAGGCAAATGGGGCCGACGGGCTCATGCTCCTCCCACCGATGCGCTACCCGGCCGATGCCCGTGAAACGGTTACGTTCTTCAAATCGGTAGCCCAGGAGACGACCCTGCCGATCATGATTTACAACAATCCCTACGATTACAAAATTATGACAACGGTGGCCATGTTCGAAGAACTGGCGGAATTGCCCAACATTCAGGCCGTCAAAGAATCGACCCGCGACCTGACCAATATTACCCGCATGCGCAACGCTTTCGGCAACCGGTTCAAGCTAATGGGTGGTGTCGATACGCTGGCCCTGGAAGCCCTCTTGCTCGGCTGCGATGGCTGGGTAGGCGGCCTGGTCGATGCATTTCCGCAGGAAACAATGGCCGTTTATGACTTGACGAAAGCGGGTCAACTGGCCGAGGCACTGGAAATTTACCGCTGGTTTATGCCGCTGCTCGAACTGGACATTCACCCGAAACTGGTTCAGTATATTAAGCTGGCTGCGCAGGCCACCGGCATTGGCTCGGAATATGTCCGGGCTCCCCGCCTACCGCTCATTGGTGCCGAACGAGCCCAGGTTGAGCAGATTATTCAAGAAGCCCTAGCCAAACGCCCACTCATTAACGCAGCCTAA
- a CDS encoding 4-hydroxyproline epimerase: protein MAEYHFFCIDAHTCGNPVRVVTGGSIPFLQGETMSEKRQHFLREYDWIRKGLMFEPRGHDMMSGSILYPPTNPANDAGVLFIETSGCLPMCGHGTIGTVTVAIEQNLIRPKTPGVLNLEVPAGLVRAEYQQEGRKVTSVKITNIKSYLAAEKLTVDCPELGLLTVDVAYGGNFYAIVDPQPNFPGLEQYKAEQLIGWAREMRTRMNEQYTFVHPENPTINGLSHILWTGKPLKETSTARNAVFYGDKAIDRSPCGTGTSARMAQWYAQGRLKPGETFVHESIIGSIFNGRIEAETELAARPAIVPSIEGWARIHGYNHLILDEDDPYAYGFQVI from the coding sequence ATGGCCGAGTATCACTTTTTCTGCATCGACGCTCATACCTGTGGCAATCCGGTTCGGGTGGTTACGGGTGGCAGCATTCCGTTTCTGCAAGGGGAAACCATGAGCGAGAAACGGCAGCATTTTCTGCGTGAATACGACTGGATTCGGAAAGGGCTGATGTTTGAACCGCGTGGCCATGACATGATGTCGGGGAGTATTCTGTACCCACCCACCAACCCGGCAAATGACGCGGGCGTCCTGTTTATCGAAACCTCGGGCTGTTTGCCCATGTGTGGACACGGCACCATTGGCACCGTAACGGTGGCAATCGAACAGAATCTGATTCGCCCCAAAACACCCGGTGTTCTGAATCTGGAAGTACCCGCCGGACTCGTTCGGGCCGAATACCAACAGGAAGGCAGGAAAGTGACATCGGTGAAGATTACAAACATCAAATCGTATCTGGCAGCCGAAAAACTAACCGTCGACTGTCCTGAACTGGGCCTGCTAACGGTCGATGTTGCCTATGGTGGTAACTTTTACGCTATTGTCGACCCCCAACCGAACTTTCCCGGACTGGAGCAGTACAAGGCCGAACAACTCATTGGCTGGGCGCGCGAGATGCGAACGCGTATGAATGAACAATACACCTTTGTTCACCCCGAAAATCCGACAATCAACGGGCTTAGCCACATTTTGTGGACGGGTAAACCGCTGAAAGAAACCTCCACCGCCCGCAATGCCGTTTTCTATGGCGACAAAGCCATTGATCGTTCGCCCTGCGGCACGGGCACATCGGCCCGCATGGCGCAATGGTACGCCCAGGGCCGTCTCAAACCGGGCGAAACGTTTGTGCATGAGAGCATTATCGGGTCTATTTTCAACGGACGTATTGAGGCCGAAACAGAGTTGGCGGCTCGTCCCGCCATTGTACCCAGCATTGAAGGCTGGGCACGGATTCACGGCTATAACCACCTTATTCTGGACGAAGACGATCCATATGCGTATGGATTTCAAGTAATATGA
- a CDS encoding NAD(P)/FAD-dependent oxidoreductase has protein sequence MTHRASTRIGIVGGGIIGLSSAYYLHKAGHHVTLFDQTSIADGCSFGNAGMIVPSHIIPLAQPGMIAKGMRWMLDSTSPFYVKPRLNIELARWGWLFYRHSTAKHVEYSIPVLRDISLLSKTLYQDLAANGDLDFEWQERGLLMLYKTASAEHEMAEEASVANRAGIDAQVLNGQQVQDLEPHTRVDVRGGVLYPGDAHLNPGELIRSLVAYLRKQGVTILENHTVTGFGKQQSRITSVQTPQGDFPIDELIVAGGAWSPSLARLLNMNLSMQGGKGYSFALRNIKNNIRVPAIMLEARATATPMGNDLRFAGTLEVAGTDMTVNMNRVRGIVQSINKYYPDVPVTMPDVEVVWRGLRPCSPDGLPYIGRTKRFDNVILATGHGMMGLSLGPATGKLVSELVAGAADSLEITPFSPDRFA, from the coding sequence ATGACACATCGGGCCTCGACTAGGATTGGCATTGTTGGCGGAGGCATCATCGGGCTTAGCTCGGCCTACTATTTACACAAAGCGGGGCACCACGTTACCCTGTTCGATCAGACGTCTATCGCCGACGGCTGCTCGTTCGGGAATGCCGGCATGATTGTGCCCAGCCATATCATTCCGCTGGCCCAGCCGGGTATGATTGCCAAAGGTATGCGCTGGATGCTTGATTCCACCAGCCCATTTTATGTAAAACCCCGCCTGAATATCGAGCTGGCCCGCTGGGGTTGGCTGTTCTACCGGCACTCGACGGCCAAACACGTTGAATACTCCATTCCGGTTTTACGCGACATTAGTCTATTGAGCAAAACCCTGTATCAGGATTTAGCGGCCAATGGTGATCTGGACTTTGAATGGCAGGAACGGGGCCTGCTGATGCTTTACAAAACGGCATCAGCCGAACACGAAATGGCCGAGGAGGCTAGTGTAGCGAATCGAGCCGGTATTGACGCACAGGTACTAAATGGCCAGCAGGTTCAGGATCTGGAGCCCCATACGCGAGTCGATGTGCGCGGAGGTGTGTTGTATCCCGGCGACGCACACCTGAATCCGGGCGAATTGATTCGCTCACTGGTGGCCTATTTACGTAAACAGGGCGTTACCATTCTGGAAAATCATACCGTAACGGGCTTCGGCAAACAGCAGTCGCGCATAACATCGGTACAAACCCCACAGGGTGATTTCCCAATCGATGAACTCATTGTGGCAGGGGGTGCCTGGTCCCCGTCGCTGGCCCGATTGCTGAACATGAACTTATCGATGCAGGGCGGAAAAGGCTATAGTTTTGCCCTTCGTAATATTAAAAACAACATTCGTGTCCCAGCCATCATGCTCGAAGCGCGTGCTACGGCCACTCCTATGGGCAACGACCTGCGTTTTGCCGGTACGCTCGAAGTAGCTGGTACCGATATGACGGTCAATATGAATCGGGTGCGGGGCATTGTTCAGTCGATCAACAAGTATTACCCCGATGTACCAGTTACCATGCCCGATGTCGAAGTGGTATGGCGGGGCTTGCGTCCCTGCTCACCCGATGGCCTCCCCTACATTGGCCGAACGAAACGATTCGACAACGTTATTCTGGCTACCGGCCACGGCATGATGGGGCTGAGTTTAGGACCTGCAACGGGCAAGCTGGTGAGCGAACTTGTTGCTGGAGCCGCCGACAGCCTGGAGATTACGCCCTTCAGCCCGGATCGCTTTGCCTGA
- a CDS encoding BamA/TamA family outer membrane protein, which yields MIKIYFCSPKKVECGLQNRWFLFRLLLISFGLIAYSSATSVAQTDSVQVAGHEQTNVSSRDSLADVWDVYYRYINRKGHRRTEHYKPGLHTTIFPELAYALQTGVAIGLNANLSFTSANPEQNVSTIISTPQYTQYQQVIIPVVVNFWTKENRYNIVTDWRYYDYSADNFGLGDESPGNADDRLTYYYLRFHQSVLRQVAPNLSVGLGYALDYHWHIQDVNNTPQLNNDFGQYTSTDHTTSSGPTFSVQYTNRRNPNNPQSGFFGNVVVRPNLRWLGSDQNWQSVIADFRKYIPLSSTGQHILAFWNMNWLSFGGQAPYLDLPSSGWDTYSNLGRGYVQGRFRGRNLVYLEAEYRTQLLSNGLLGAVVFTNMQTYSNYPDTSHFGRLLPGGGVGLRVKMNKHSNLNLAIDYGFGVGGAQGFFFNFGEVF from the coding sequence ATGATTAAAATCTACTTCTGCAGTCCGAAAAAGGTTGAATGTGGTCTGCAAAATCGCTGGTTTCTTTTCCGGTTGCTACTCATTAGTTTTGGGTTAATCGCTTATTCATCAGCCACAAGCGTTGCCCAGACTGACTCTGTTCAAGTAGCTGGTCATGAACAAACAAATGTTTCATCGCGCGATTCGCTGGCCGATGTGTGGGATGTGTATTATCGATACATCAACCGGAAAGGCCATAGGCGGACGGAGCACTATAAGCCCGGTTTGCATACAACCATATTTCCTGAGTTAGCATATGCCCTGCAAACGGGCGTAGCGATTGGGCTAAATGCGAATCTGTCCTTTACCAGCGCTAATCCCGAACAGAACGTTTCAACCATTATTTCGACTCCACAGTACACACAGTACCAGCAAGTTATCATTCCGGTTGTTGTCAATTTCTGGACAAAAGAAAACCGATATAACATCGTTACGGATTGGCGCTATTACGACTACTCTGCCGATAACTTTGGGTTAGGCGACGAATCGCCCGGCAATGCGGATGACCGACTTACGTATTATTATCTGCGCTTTCACCAATCGGTGCTGCGCCAGGTTGCTCCGAATCTGTCGGTTGGCCTTGGGTACGCGCTCGATTATCACTGGCATATCCAGGATGTGAATAACACGCCCCAGCTAAATAATGATTTTGGCCAATACACGTCGACCGATCACACGACCTCATCAGGGCCTACTTTTAGCGTGCAATACACCAACCGGCGCAACCCGAATAACCCACAAAGTGGCTTCTTCGGGAATGTAGTTGTGCGGCCAAACCTACGATGGCTGGGCAGTGATCAGAACTGGCAGTCGGTTATCGCTGACTTTAGAAAATACATACCCCTATCATCGACGGGTCAGCATATTCTGGCTTTCTGGAACATGAACTGGCTTAGTTTTGGTGGTCAGGCGCCGTATCTGGACTTGCCCAGCAGTGGCTGGGATACCTATTCGAACCTGGGGCGGGGCTATGTGCAAGGCCGCTTCCGGGGTCGAAATCTCGTTTATCTGGAAGCCGAATACCGTACACAACTGCTGAGCAATGGGCTGCTGGGCGCAGTGGTCTTTACAAATATGCAGACCTACAGCAACTACCCCGACACGAGCCATTTCGGCCGACTGCTGCCGGGTGGGGGCGTTGGGTTACGGGTTAAAATGAACAAACATTCCAACCTCAATCTGGCCATCGACTATGGCTTTGGTGTTGGTGGGGCGCAGGGATTCTTTTTTAATTTTGGTGAGGTGTTTTAG
- a CDS encoding tetratricopeptide repeat protein yields the protein MEQEFEEREGDIKESIRRFEQMLDQQQSQFFDLDVYEQMIEHYLNQGDLDKAFKAAEAGLENFPYALELMLDKAQILANFQRFDESLDLLERASLFNPGDLDVPFMQGSVLNMAGRYEESIQVLEELLDRADDKDDILFQLGQSYQNWGKYDEAITQYKKSIALNINNENALYELAFCLDVTGELENSLSYYQQLIDTDPYSYNAWYNIGIAYSKLARYAEAAEAYDYAVIIKGDFASAHFNLGNTYMNLGLFEKAEACYRETLKYEEATADTFCHLGASLEKQDRIPEAIKEYREAIKLDAMWDEAWFGIGVCLSESGKWYEALPFLQKAVKLSDQNGEYYLAIAETEYKIGNVLSSVEAFEKAAEVDAENPDVYLTWSLVPFDQGDFLRANDIIQSGINDMPAEADLYYRSAVYLIHAGHYRESLIQLEAALSLDYDAHVQLFEFFPELEKQKALYKIIQQYKKE from the coding sequence ATGGAGCAAGAGTTCGAAGAACGAGAAGGCGATATAAAAGAATCAATCCGGCGTTTTGAGCAGATGCTGGATCAGCAACAAAGTCAGTTTTTCGACCTGGATGTCTATGAACAAATGATTGAGCATTACCTCAATCAAGGTGATTTAGACAAGGCGTTTAAAGCCGCCGAAGCCGGTCTGGAAAACTTCCCTTATGCGCTGGAACTGATGCTCGACAAGGCCCAGATTCTAGCTAATTTTCAACGGTTTGATGAATCGCTGGATTTGTTGGAAAGGGCTTCTTTATTTAACCCCGGTGACCTGGATGTCCCCTTTATGCAGGGCTCCGTGCTGAACATGGCGGGTCGTTATGAAGAATCGATTCAGGTGCTGGAAGAGTTACTCGACCGCGCCGATGATAAAGACGATATTCTGTTTCAACTAGGGCAGAGCTATCAGAACTGGGGTAAATACGATGAAGCGATTACGCAGTACAAAAAGTCTATTGCGCTCAACATCAATAATGAAAATGCGCTTTATGAACTGGCGTTTTGCCTGGACGTAACGGGCGAGTTAGAGAACAGTTTGTCCTATTACCAGCAACTGATCGATACGGATCCGTATTCCTACAATGCCTGGTACAACATCGGTATTGCCTACAGCAAACTGGCCCGCTATGCCGAGGCCGCTGAAGCGTACGATTATGCTGTCATTATCAAAGGAGATTTTGCCTCGGCGCATTTCAACCTGGGCAATACTTACATGAATCTGGGGTTGTTCGAGAAGGCCGAAGCCTGTTATCGCGAAACGCTGAAATACGAAGAAGCAACTGCCGACACCTTCTGTCACCTGGGAGCCAGCCTAGAAAAACAGGATCGCATCCCCGAAGCCATCAAGGAGTATCGCGAAGCCATCAAGTTGGACGCAATGTGGGACGAAGCCTGGTTTGGGATTGGTGTCTGTCTGAGCGAATCGGGTAAGTGGTACGAAGCCCTGCCGTTTTTGCAAAAAGCAGTTAAACTGAGCGATCAGAACGGCGAATATTACCTCGCTATAGCCGAAACGGAGTACAAAATCGGGAATGTTCTGTCGAGTGTCGAAGCGTTTGAAAAAGCGGCCGAAGTGGATGCGGAAAATCCCGACGTGTACCTGACATGGTCGCTGGTGCCGTTCGATCAGGGCGATTTCCTGCGGGCTAACGACATTATCCAGTCGGGTATCAACGACATGCCTGCCGAAGCTGATTTGTATTATCGCTCGGCTGTTTATTTGATTCATGCCGGTCATTACCGCGAATCGCTCATTCAATTGGAGGCTGCGCTTTCACTGGATTATGACGCCCATGTCCAATTGTTCGAGTTCTTTCCTGAATTGGAAAAACAGAAGGCTTTGTATAAAATCATTCAACAGTACAAAAAAGAATAA